The Arachis ipaensis cultivar K30076 chromosome B07, Araip1.1, whole genome shotgun sequence genome includes a window with the following:
- the LOC107608216 gene encoding uncharacterized protein LOC107608216 gives MSNASFDGEHDINEVDDPGFPSKVKEEVKEFNDEVNDGSLPLQHTDFHQSYGAAAAEGGSKLQNIIEISDSEHDDDDIPISRVTQAKTTESRKRKLPFSQSCSDSRSRSGSFG, from the exons ATGAGTAATGCTTCTTTTGATGGAGAGCATGATATTAATGAAGTTGATGATCCTGGTTTTCCTTCTAAAGTCAAAGAAGAAGTGAAGGAGTTCAATGATGAAGTTAATGATGGTTCTCTACCTTTGCAACACACAGATTTTCATCAATCTTATGGTGCTGCAGCTG CTGAGGGAGGATCCAAATTGCAAAATATCATTGAGATCAGTGACAGCgaacatgatgatgatgatatccCTATTTCACGAGTAACGCAAGCAAAAACTACTGAATCACGCAAAAGAAAGCTCCCATTCTCACAATCTTGTTCtgacagtaggagtaggagtggTAGTTTTGGTTAA